From Streptomyces sp. TLI_105, the proteins below share one genomic window:
- a CDS encoding sugar phosphate nucleotidyltransferase encodes MIGLVLAAGAGRRLRPYTDTLPKALVPVDGDTTILDLTLKNFAEIGLTEVAIVVGYRKEAVYDRKDALEAEYGLKITLVDNDKAEEWNNAYSLWCAREVLKRGVILANGDTVHPVSVEKTLLAARGNGQKIILALDTVKNLADEEMKVITAEGKGVQRITKLMDPATATGEYIGVTLIEAEAAEELADALKATFERDPDLYYEDGYQELVNRGFTVDVAPIGDVKWVEIDNHDDLAKGREIACQY; translated from the coding sequence ATGATCGGCCTCGTACTGGCAGCCGGTGCCGGACGCCGTCTGCGCCCCTACACCGACACCCTTCCGAAGGCCCTCGTGCCGGTCGACGGTGACACCACCATCCTCGACCTCACGCTGAAGAACTTCGCCGAGATCGGCCTCACCGAGGTCGCGATCGTCGTCGGCTACCGCAAGGAGGCCGTCTACGACCGCAAGGACGCCCTGGAGGCCGAGTACGGCCTCAAGATCACCCTCGTCGACAACGACAAGGCCGAGGAGTGGAACAACGCCTACTCCCTGTGGTGCGCCCGTGAGGTCCTCAAGCGCGGTGTGATCCTCGCCAACGGCGACACCGTCCACCCGGTCTCCGTCGAGAAGACCCTGCTCGCCGCCCGCGGGAACGGCCAGAAGATCATCCTCGCCCTCGACACGGTGAAGAACCTCGCCGACGAGGAGATGAAGGTCATCACCGCCGAGGGCAAGGGCGTCCAGCGCATCACCAAGCTCATGGACCCGGCCACCGCCACCGGTGAGTACATCGGCGTCACCCTCATCGAGGCCGAGGCCGCCGAGGAGCTCGCCGACGCCCTCAAGGCCACCTTCGAGCGCGACCCCGACCTCTACTACGAGGACGGCTACCAGGAGCTCGTCAACCGCGGCTTCACCGTCGACGTGGCCCCCATCGGCGACGTCAAGTGGGTCGAGATCGACAACCACGACGACCTCGCGAAGGGCCGTGAGATCGCGTGCCAGTACTGA
- a CDS encoding DUF5941 domain-containing protein, with protein sequence MSTAILTGPPAPGSSLDGDLRSLGFDVRIASGAEEAGALLAAVPAGERVALVDPRFVGHLHALRLTLTDPRFPAAAAPGALTAQREARPALARALEAVSTAAGATGSGTLTDAHGLTDSLAEALDAGGVAVHRPQLGTLVATVPTDAEARHEARAAVDAVDDEAVRLRSAVKAHDGFFTTFFISPYSRYIARWCARRGLTPNQVTTASLLTALIAAGCAATGARGGYIAAGVLLLVSFVLDCTDGQLARYALKYSTMGAWLDATFDRAKEYAFYAGLALGAARNGDDVWALALGAMVLMTCRHVVDFSFNEANHDATANTSPTAALSSKLDSVGWTVWARRMIILPIGERWAMIAVLTAVTSPRIVFWALIIGCAFGACYTTAGRVLRSLTRRAKRTDRAALALADLADSGPLAELVAKAGRRPGVRPFSRFPVVIALVGAVYMLASACLDPFGSPFTVMAAVIYVGFAGGAVSRPLKGPLDWLLPPLFRAAEYGTILILAAKSDAPQALPAAFGLVAAVAYHHYDTVYRIRGGTGAPPAWLVRVTGGHEGRTLLVTVLAALLADRGDDFTLALTALAVTVALVVLVESIRFWVSSGAPAVHDEGETA encoded by the coding sequence CTGTCGACCGCCATCCTCACCGGCCCGCCGGCACCCGGATCCTCGCTCGACGGTGATCTGCGGTCGCTCGGCTTCGACGTCCGGATCGCCTCCGGCGCAGAGGAGGCCGGCGCCCTGCTGGCCGCCGTCCCGGCGGGCGAGCGCGTCGCGCTCGTCGACCCCCGGTTCGTCGGTCACCTGCACGCGCTGCGCCTCACCCTGACCGACCCCCGCTTCCCCGCGGCCGCCGCCCCCGGCGCGCTGACCGCCCAGCGGGAGGCCCGCCCCGCGCTCGCCCGCGCCCTGGAAGCGGTCTCCACGGCCGCCGGGGCCACCGGCAGCGGCACGCTCACCGACGCGCACGGCCTCACCGACTCGCTCGCCGAGGCCCTCGACGCCGGCGGCGTCGCCGTCCACCGGCCCCAGCTCGGCACCCTCGTCGCCACCGTGCCCACCGACGCCGAGGCCCGCCACGAGGCCCGCGCCGCCGTCGACGCCGTCGACGACGAGGCCGTACGCCTGCGCTCGGCCGTCAAGGCGCACGACGGCTTCTTCACCACCTTCTTCATCAGCCCGTACTCGCGCTACATCGCCCGCTGGTGCGCGCGCCGCGGCCTCACCCCGAACCAGGTCACCACCGCCTCGCTGCTCACCGCGCTCATCGCGGCCGGCTGCGCGGCCACCGGTGCGCGCGGCGGCTACATCGCCGCAGGCGTCCTCCTGCTGGTCTCCTTCGTCCTCGACTGCACGGACGGGCAGCTCGCCCGCTACGCGCTGAAGTACTCGACGATGGGCGCCTGGCTCGACGCCACCTTCGACCGGGCCAAGGAGTACGCCTTCTACGCGGGCCTCGCCCTCGGCGCCGCCCGCAACGGCGACGACGTGTGGGCGCTCGCCCTGGGCGCCATGGTCCTCATGACCTGCCGGCACGTCGTGGACTTCTCCTTCAACGAGGCCAACCACGACGCCACGGCCAACACCAGCCCGACCGCCGCCCTCTCCAGCAAGCTGGACAGCGTCGGCTGGACGGTCTGGGCCCGCCGCATGATCATCCTGCCGATCGGCGAGCGCTGGGCGATGATCGCCGTCCTCACCGCCGTCACCAGCCCCCGGATCGTCTTCTGGGCCCTGATCATCGGCTGCGCCTTCGGCGCCTGCTACACCACGGCGGGCCGCGTCCTGCGCTCCCTGACCCGCAGGGCGAAGCGGACGGACCGGGCGGCGCTGGCGCTGGCGGACCTGGCGGACAGCGGTCCGCTGGCGGAGCTGGTGGCGAAGGCCGGCCGACGTCCGGGCGTCCGGCCGTTCTCCCGGTTTCCCGTGGTGATCGCGCTGGTCGGTGCGGTGTACATGCTCGCGTCAGCATGCCTCGACCCGTTCGGCAGCCCTTTCACGGTCATGGCTGCGGTGATCTACGTCGGTTTCGCCGGCGGCGCCGTCTCCCGCCCCCTCAAGGGCCCCCTCGACTGGCTGCTGCCGCCGCTCTTCCGCGCCGCCGAGTACGGCACGATCCTGATCCTCGCGGCGAAGTCGGACGCCCCGCAGGCGCTCCCCGCCGCATTCGGGCTGGTCGCGGCCGTCGCCTACCATCACTACGACACGGTGTACCGCATTCGCGGAGGCACCGGCGCGCCGCCCGCCTGGCTGGTGCGCGTCACCGGCGGACACGAGGGGCGCACGCTCCTGGTGACCGTCCTCGCCGCCCTGCTGGCGGACCGCGGCGACGACTTCACCCTGGCACTGACCGCGCTCGCGGTCACCGTCGCGCTGGTGGTGCTCGTGGAGTCCATCCGCTTCTGGGTCTCCTCCGGAGCACCCGCCGTTCACGACGAAGGAGAAACAGCATGA
- a CDS encoding cation diffusion facilitator family transporter, which translates to MGAGHDHGHGHGGPPPTGTAAAAYRNRLRIALGITLSVMVIEIVGGLVADSLALIADAAHMATDAVGLAMALLAIHFANRPPSGNRTFGYARAEILAALANCLLLLIVGGYVLYEAIQRFLEPAETKGGLAIAFAVIGLVANVISLSLLMRGQKESLNVRGAYLEVLADALGSVTVIVAAAIILATGWQYADPIASIVIGLMIVPRTVKLLRETLDVLLEAAPKGVDMAEVRAHILALPGVEDVHDLHAWTITSGMPVLSAHVVVDQDALDSVGHEKMLHALQGCLGSHFDVEHCTFQLEPAGHAEHEAKLCL; encoded by the coding sequence ATGGGGGCTGGACACGATCACGGGCACGGCCACGGCGGCCCGCCGCCGACGGGCACCGCGGCCGCCGCGTACAGGAACCGGCTGCGGATCGCGCTCGGCATCACGCTCTCCGTGATGGTGATCGAGATCGTCGGCGGTCTGGTCGCCGACTCGCTCGCCCTGATCGCGGACGCGGCGCACATGGCGACCGACGCGGTCGGCCTCGCGATGGCGCTCCTCGCGATCCACTTCGCGAACCGGCCCCCCTCGGGGAACCGCACGTTCGGATACGCCCGGGCCGAGATCCTGGCCGCGCTCGCCAACTGTCTGCTGCTGCTCATCGTCGGCGGATACGTGCTGTACGAGGCGATCCAGCGGTTCCTGGAGCCGGCCGAGACCAAGGGCGGGCTCGCGATCGCGTTCGCGGTGATCGGCCTGGTGGCCAACGTGATCTCGCTGTCGCTGCTCATGCGGGGCCAGAAGGAGAGCCTCAACGTGCGCGGGGCGTATCTGGAGGTGCTCGCGGACGCTCTGGGTTCGGTCACCGTGATCGTCGCGGCCGCGATCATCCTGGCGACGGGCTGGCAGTACGCGGACCCGATCGCCTCGATCGTGATCGGACTGATGATCGTGCCGCGCACGGTCAAGCTGCTGCGCGAGACCCTGGACGTCCTGCTGGAGGCGGCTCCGAAGGGCGTCGACATGGCGGAGGTGCGGGCGCACATCCTGGCCCTGCCGGGCGTCGAGGACGTGCACGACCTGCACGCCTGGACGATCACCTCGGGGATGCCGGTGCTCTCCGCGCACGTGGTCGTCGACCAGGACGCGCTCGACTCGGTCGGGCACGAGAAGATGCTGCACGCCCTGCAGGGCTGCCTGGGCTCGCACTTCGACGTGGAGCACTGCACCTTCCAGCTGGAGCCGGCCGGGCACGCGGAGCACGAGGCGAAGCTCTGCCTCTGA
- a CDS encoding bifunctional class I SAM-dependent methyltransferase/N-acetyltransferase yields MSDNALHDSFFALHHGLPRQGPGSDTTTRRLLALSGRLPERPRVLDLGCGPGRSALLLATEAGAEVTAVDTHEPFLAELREAAAARGLDGAVRTLNADMGALPFPDGSFDLVWAESSVFVLGFDRALAEWRRLLAPGGTLVLTECVWTAEEPGPTARAFWEEHYTLRTVAENAAAAVAAGYHVLGTVPQPESDWDEYYVPLAAHADAADTAVPGMAEAVAGARAEIALRREHGSDYGYAGFVLRVADPRWRTRPETDGDAAAVRAVNAAAFPTPEEAGLVDALRADAGAWLPGLSYVAEAPDGTVAAHALISRCHVNGVPAAALGPVAVAPEHQNTGAGQAVVQAVLDAARLRGERLVLVLGHPGYYPRFGFVRASAYGIKPGFEVPDEAMMALVLDASEPVPSGTIAYPAAFGV; encoded by the coding sequence TTGTCCGACAACGCTCTGCACGACTCCTTCTTCGCCCTGCACCACGGCCTTCCGCGCCAGGGTCCGGGCTCCGACACCACCACCCGTCGGCTCCTCGCGCTCTCGGGCCGCCTTCCGGAGCGTCCGCGCGTCCTCGACCTGGGCTGCGGCCCCGGCCGCTCCGCGCTGCTCCTGGCCACCGAGGCGGGCGCCGAGGTGACCGCCGTCGACACGCACGAACCGTTCCTCGCGGAGCTGCGGGAGGCCGCCGCCGCCCGCGGGCTCGACGGCGCGGTCCGCACCCTGAACGCCGACATGGGCGCGCTGCCGTTCCCCGACGGCTCCTTCGACCTGGTCTGGGCGGAGAGCTCGGTCTTCGTCCTCGGCTTCGACCGGGCGCTGGCCGAATGGCGCCGGCTCCTGGCCCCCGGGGGCACGCTGGTGCTCACCGAGTGCGTCTGGACCGCCGAGGAGCCGGGCCCGACGGCCCGCGCCTTCTGGGAGGAGCACTACACCCTCCGTACCGTCGCCGAAAACGCGGCGGCAGCCGTGGCGGCCGGCTACCACGTCCTGGGGACCGTCCCGCAGCCCGAGAGCGACTGGGACGAGTACTACGTCCCGCTCGCCGCGCACGCCGACGCGGCGGACACCGCCGTGCCCGGCATGGCCGAGGCGGTGGCGGGGGCCCGCGCCGAGATCGCGCTGCGGCGCGAGCACGGCTCCGACTACGGGTACGCCGGCTTCGTCCTGCGGGTCGCCGATCCGCGCTGGCGCACCCGGCCGGAGACCGACGGGGACGCCGCCGCCGTGCGGGCCGTCAACGCGGCGGCCTTCCCGACCCCGGAGGAGGCCGGGCTCGTCGACGCGCTCCGCGCCGACGCCGGAGCCTGGTTGCCGGGCCTGTCGTACGTGGCGGAGGCGCCGGACGGCACGGTCGCCGCGCACGCGCTGATCTCCCGCTGCCATGTGAACGGGGTGCCCGCGGCGGCCCTCGGGCCGGTCGCGGTCGCTCCGGAGCACCAGAACACCGGTGCGGGGCAGGCAGTCGTCCAGGCGGTGCTCGACGCGGCCCGGCTGCGGGGCGAGCGGCTCGTGCTCGTACTCGGCCATCCGGGGTACTACCCCCGGTTCGGGTTCGTACGGGCGTCCGCGTATGGAATCAAGCCAGGTTTCGAGGTTCCGGACGAGGCCATGATGGCGCTCGTCCTGGACGCTTCGGAGCCCGTCCCCTCGGGCACGATCGCCTATCCGGCGGCTTTCGGGGTCTAG
- the idi gene encoding isopentenyl-diphosphate Delta-isomerase — translation MPTTPATAAQISPEITSNGVQPSGVPAPIMLELVDEEGRTIGTAEKLAAHQAPGQLHRAFSVFLFDESGRLLLQRRALGKYHSPGVWSNTCCGHPYPGEAPFAAAARRTFEELGVSPTLLAEAGTVRYNHPDPASGLVEQEFNHLFVGLVQAAPRPDPEEIESTDFVTADELAERHAAAPFSAWFMTVLDAARPAIRELTGPSGGW, via the coding sequence ATGCCGACCACACCAGCCACCGCGGCTCAGATCTCGCCGGAGATCACGTCGAACGGTGTCCAGCCGTCCGGAGTCCCGGCGCCGATCATGCTCGAACTGGTCGACGAGGAGGGGAGGACCATCGGCACCGCGGAGAAGCTCGCCGCGCACCAGGCACCGGGGCAGCTTCACCGCGCCTTCTCCGTCTTCCTCTTCGACGAGTCGGGCCGGCTGCTGCTCCAGCGGCGGGCGCTCGGCAAGTACCACTCCCCCGGTGTCTGGTCGAACACCTGCTGCGGCCACCCCTACCCGGGCGAGGCGCCGTTCGCCGCGGCGGCCCGGCGGACCTTCGAGGAGCTGGGCGTCTCGCCGACGCTGCTCGCGGAGGCCGGCACCGTCCGCTACAACCACCCGGACCCGGCCTCGGGCCTGGTGGAGCAGGAGTTCAACCACCTCTTCGTCGGGCTCGTGCAGGCCGCGCCGCGGCCGGACCCGGAGGAGATCGAGTCCACCGACTTCGTGACCGCCGACGAGCTGGCCGAGCGGCACGCCGCCGCGCCCTTCTCCGCCTGGTTCATGACGGTCCTGGACGCGGCGCGACCGGCGATCAGGGAGCTGACGGGTCCGTCCGGGGGCTGGTGA
- a CDS encoding ATP-binding protein, with product METHEGVPARQPSYEGVWRFTAAAVDVSVPQARHAVRDLLVRQGVPVREEIMDGLLLIVSELVTNAVRHAALLSPEIAVEVAIGPEWVRVSVEDNHPYRPKALEADWGQTGGRGLLLVREIAQEAGGACDVEHTASGGKIIWAALPLGPV from the coding sequence GTGGAGACCCACGAGGGTGTCCCCGCCCGGCAACCGTCCTACGAAGGAGTCTGGCGCTTCACCGCTGCGGCGGTCGACGTCTCCGTCCCGCAGGCCCGGCACGCCGTACGCGACCTGCTGGTCCGCCAGGGCGTCCCCGTCCGCGAGGAGATCATGGACGGCCTGCTGCTGATCGTCTCCGAGCTGGTGACCAACGCCGTGCGGCACGCGGCGCTGCTCTCCCCGGAGATAGCGGTGGAGGTCGCGATCGGCCCCGAGTGGGTCAGGGTGTCCGTCGAGGACAACCACCCCTACCGCCCCAAGGCCCTGGAGGCGGACTGGGGGCAGACCGGTGGTCGGGGGCTCCTCCTGGTCCGCGAGATCGCCCAGGAGGCCGGCGGCGCCTGCGACGTCGAGCACACCGCGAGCGGCGGGAAGATCATCTGGGCGGCGCTGCCCCTGGGGCCCGTCTGA
- a CDS encoding HdeD family acid-resistance protein, with product MAKDARGPRADPDAVRELAREGKKLNRSFSWLAAFGILLVLGGVVGLVYTGAATLTSMLLFGWLLLIGGAVGLLQAIQSRGTSYFWLAVVVAALNIAAGVVVIRHPEGSAETLTMFAALLFLTGGLFRLVGSVVVRGPQFGWTLLQGAFGLLLGLLVLFDWPHSSRYVIGLFFSLSLLFDGLGLIAIGVGGRRIVSMVSPSPSPSPSPSPSPSPSPSPSPSLEDPLPESSETAQDQSNN from the coding sequence ATGGCCAAGGACGCCCGAGGGCCGCGAGCCGACCCCGACGCGGTCCGGGAGCTGGCGCGCGAGGGGAAGAAGCTCAACCGCAGCTTCAGCTGGCTGGCCGCGTTCGGCATCCTGCTCGTGCTCGGCGGTGTCGTCGGTCTGGTCTACACGGGGGCCGCCACGCTGACCTCGATGCTGCTCTTCGGCTGGCTGCTGCTCATCGGCGGCGCCGTGGGGCTGCTCCAGGCCATCCAGTCGCGCGGCACCAGCTACTTCTGGCTCGCCGTGGTGGTGGCCGCCCTGAACATCGCGGCCGGTGTCGTGGTCATCCGTCACCCGGAGGGATCGGCGGAGACGCTGACGATGTTCGCCGCCCTGCTCTTCCTCACCGGCGGGCTGTTCCGGCTGGTGGGCAGTGTGGTGGTGCGGGGGCCGCAGTTCGGCTGGACGCTGCTCCAGGGTGCCTTCGGGCTGCTGCTCGGCCTGCTGGTCCTGTTCGACTGGCCGCACAGCAGCCGGTACGTCATCGGGCTCTTCTTCTCGCTCTCCCTGCTCTTCGACGGGCTGGGCCTGATCGCGATCGGGGTGGGCGGCAGGCGGATCGTCAGTATGGTGTCGCCGTCGCCGTCGCCGTCGCCGTCGCCGTCGCCGTCGCCGTCGCCGTCGCCGTCGCCGTCGCCGTCGCTGGAGGACCCGCTTCCGGAATCCTCAGAAACCGCGCAGGATCAGTCGAACAACTGA
- a CDS encoding enoyl-CoA hydratase/isomerase family protein → MEPQLKDSVTDGIATVVISNPAKRNAMSVGMWRALPTVLERLAADPAVRVLVLTGEGDTFCAGADISALREPGDEQQALAVRAEEALAAFPKPTVAAVRGFCVGGGSQLAAACDLRFAEEGARFGITPSKLGIVYPSSSTRRLTALVGPSTAKYLLFSGELMEAERALRTGFVDELHPAGALDKRVAEFARLLASRSLLTQAAAKEFANGRLDRDAHWAEQARGSGDTAEGVAAFLERRAPRFTYGL, encoded by the coding sequence ATGGAGCCGCAGCTGAAGGACAGCGTCACGGACGGGATCGCCACCGTCGTCATCTCCAACCCCGCCAAGCGCAACGCCATGAGCGTCGGCATGTGGCGCGCCCTGCCCACCGTCCTGGAGCGGCTCGCCGCCGACCCGGCCGTCCGGGTGCTGGTCCTCACCGGCGAGGGCGACACCTTCTGCGCCGGGGCGGACATTTCGGCGCTGCGGGAGCCCGGGGACGAGCAGCAGGCGCTCGCGGTACGGGCCGAGGAGGCGCTCGCGGCCTTCCCCAAGCCGACCGTCGCGGCGGTGCGGGGCTTCTGCGTCGGGGGCGGCAGCCAGCTCGCCGCCGCCTGCGACCTGCGCTTCGCCGAGGAGGGCGCCCGCTTCGGGATCACGCCCTCGAAGCTCGGAATCGTCTACCCGTCCTCCTCGACCCGCAGGCTCACCGCCCTGGTCGGCCCCTCGACCGCCAAGTACCTGCTGTTCTCGGGCGAGTTGATGGAGGCGGAGCGAGCCCTGCGGACCGGTTTCGTGGACGAGCTGCACCCGGCGGGCGCGCTGGACAAGCGGGTGGCCGAGTTCGCCCGGCTGCTCGCCTCCCGCTCGCTGCTCACCCAGGCGGCGGCCAAGGAGTTCGCCAACGGCCGCCTGGACCGGGACGCCCACTGGGCGGAGCAGGCACGCGGCAGCGGTGACACCGCGGAGGGCGTCGCCGCCTTCCTGGAGCGCCGCGCGCCCCGCTTCACGTACGGCCTCTGA
- a CDS encoding DJ-1/PfpI family protein → MQIAVLLYGRFTALDAVGPYELLARLPGAETVFVAKEAGPVRNDQGSLALVADRSLAEVPRPDIVLVPGGPDARVAMDDPEILDWLRTADATSTWTTSVCTGSLILASAGLLKDRRATTHWLAFDELRALGVEPTGERVVFDGKYVTAAGVSSGIDMALHLLGRIAGDETAQTIQLLTEYDPQPPYDAGSPEKAPAAIVAHWRGRPVESVARD, encoded by the coding sequence GTGCAGATCGCCGTCCTGCTCTACGGCCGCTTCACCGCCCTCGACGCCGTCGGCCCGTACGAGCTGCTCGCCCGCCTGCCCGGCGCCGAGACCGTCTTCGTGGCCAAGGAGGCCGGACCGGTCCGCAACGACCAGGGCAGTCTCGCGCTCGTCGCCGACCGGAGCCTCGCCGAGGTCCCGCGCCCGGACATCGTCCTGGTCCCCGGCGGCCCCGACGCGCGGGTCGCCATGGACGACCCGGAGATCCTCGACTGGCTCCGTACTGCCGACGCCACCAGCACCTGGACCACCTCCGTCTGCACCGGCTCGCTGATCCTCGCCTCCGCGGGCCTGCTGAAGGACCGCCGGGCGACCACCCACTGGCTCGCCTTCGACGAACTGCGGGCGCTGGGCGTCGAGCCCACCGGCGAGCGGGTCGTCTTCGACGGCAAGTACGTCACGGCCGCCGGCGTCTCCTCCGGCATCGACATGGCGCTGCACCTGCTCGGCCGGATCGCGGGGGACGAGACCGCCCAGACGATCCAGCTCCTCACCGAGTACGACCCGCAGCCGCCGTACGACGCGGGCTCGCCGGAGAAGGCCCCGGCCGCGATCGTCGCGCACTGGCGCGGACGGCCCGTCGAGTCGGTCGCGCGGGACTGA
- a CDS encoding GlxA family transcriptional regulator: protein MTQRPVLVVLFDDVQSLDVTGPVEVFAGAGRAAGDPSAYPIRTASLDGGPVRTHSGLRLLPDTSLDAAVADGPPHTLVVPGGEGTRAPDPALIDWLRTQAPKAGRLVSVCTGALLLAEAGLLDGHRATTHWIACDHLARRHPEVEVDPDPIFVRDGRLSTSAGVTAGIDLTLALVEEDLGRDVALTVARHLVVFLRRPGNQAQFSAQLAAQTARREPLRDLQAWITEHPEADLSVESLAARARLSPRHFARAFHAETGVPPGRYVDRVRLEHARRLLEETSRGVEEVARASGYGTPEAMRRAFLKVLGTGPAEYRRRFHAVLA from the coding sequence ATGACGCAACGCCCCGTCCTCGTCGTCCTCTTCGACGACGTCCAGAGCCTCGACGTCACCGGCCCCGTCGAGGTGTTCGCCGGTGCCGGCCGCGCCGCCGGCGACCCGTCCGCCTACCCGATCCGCACGGCCTCCCTGGACGGCGGACCGGTCCGTACGCACAGCGGACTGCGGCTGCTCCCCGACACCTCCCTCGACGCCGCCGTCGCCGACGGGCCCCCGCACACCCTCGTCGTCCCCGGCGGCGAAGGCACCCGCGCGCCCGACCCGGCCCTGATCGACTGGCTGCGCACCCAGGCCCCGAAGGCCGGACGCCTGGTCTCCGTCTGCACCGGGGCCCTGCTCCTCGCCGAGGCCGGACTCCTCGACGGACACCGGGCCACGACCCACTGGATCGCCTGCGACCACCTCGCCCGCCGCCACCCCGAGGTCGAGGTGGACCCGGACCCCATCTTCGTCCGGGACGGCCGGCTCTCCACCTCCGCCGGGGTCACCGCCGGCATCGACCTGACCCTCGCCCTCGTGGAGGAGGACCTCGGCCGGGACGTCGCCCTCACCGTCGCCCGTCACCTGGTCGTCTTCCTGCGCCGCCCCGGCAATCAGGCCCAGTTCAGCGCCCAGCTGGCCGCCCAGACCGCCCGCCGGGAGCCGCTGCGGGACCTCCAGGCCTGGATCACCGAGCACCCCGAGGCGGACCTCTCCGTCGAGTCGCTGGCCGCCCGCGCCCGGCTCTCGCCCCGCCACTTCGCCCGCGCCTTCCATGCGGAGACCGGCGTCCCGCCCGGCCGTTACGTCGACCGGGTCCGGCTCGAACACGCCCGCCGCCTCCTGGAGGAGACCTCGCGCGGCGTCGAGGAGGTCGCCCGCGCCTCCGGGTACGGCACGCCCGAGGCCATGCGTCGCGCCTTCCTGAAAGTCCTGGGAACCGGCCCCGCGGAGTACCGCCGCCGTTTCCACGCGGTCCTGGCCTGA